GATGATGGATCACACGCCTGAGAGATTTCTAATGAATTACCAAATGCCAAACAGGTTGGAAAACATCAACAATTTCTGACATGTAGATTGCACTTGTGCATGGAACTATACGATTAATGGATATGTGGAAACAGCACACATATCAATGCAACTTCAAGAAGATGTCTTGAGATTATTTTTGTGCAGTTTAGGCCTGGTTATTTACTTACTTTTGTCtatatttttcccattccaCCATCTGTTAAAATAAGGTAACATGTAACCCTTTTTGCTGAAGTAATGGGCTTGGTTATTGTTCTGTACTTTGAATGCATAAAGAGGTAAAACTACAGATTATTTGCAAGTTGCTTGTGATTAGCttacatatgtatataaaatGTATGATTGGattccatattttaaaaagcaccaCATAAAgccataaaacaaaaaaaaaaaaaatccacaacaaGCAACCAAAAATTTccaacaaaaccagcagcaaacaAACCCCAGACTGTTAGCCCAGTGTTGAAAGCAGCCTTACAAAGCAAATAAGGTATAAGGTACAGTTCCCTCTCAACAGCAGATGCTGTCTAGGCTTCTGCCATAGATTGTGCCTTCTTGTGTAGTACAGCTGTGCTCACAGGTGTCTCTTCCCTGCAGAATCAAAGAGGAGGTTCTAAAGCAGGatctggagaagctggcagtCATGCAAAAGCAGCAGCCTTGGTTTACAGATGGGCAGAAGGAGGAGCTTGCAGAGGTGCACTCATGGATCCGGACCCAGACTGTCCCCCTGCAAATCAGCACCCAGGTAAAGGTGGGAAAGGAGCTGCAGGTCACCCCTGCCTTGGCCATCTTACAGTGCTGGTTTGTGGGTGTCATGATCTCATGTAAGGCATTTAGAGTTGGTTTTTTCTCTTGGTATTAAGtcctttgctctttttcttataaaattATTGCTATAATTGAATAGCATATAATGCTGGGATATCAGTAAAAATTAGATCAAGTGTGTTCAGGAAGCTGAAAAATGTTCAGTCACAGAGGAGGGTCAGGTGTATTgtaagaaacacaaaaatagcCAGTTTTTTGTACATGTACGATTTCAGTCAATCTTCTACTTCATTATTTGAACTGGTATAACTCTTTGGCACTCTGCTGAACTGCTTCTGGTTTGCATTGATGTATGTTAGAGAATGCCCTCATCAGTTTAGAGGGCTCCCAGGTGCTATGGAGAATGGCAAGACAGATCTAGTCCCACAAAGACCTAGAGCTTCAGTGTTGAGTTGTACACAAAATTTTAAGGCTGTTTGTGTACTGGTGCACCAGAAAAGTCTCTTGTCTGTTTTAGCACTGCATGTTGGGCTGGGGTTGTGAAGTGTGCCGTTCTGAGATGTGGTATTTATtcttagagaagaaaaaactaAGACATGTATGTCCTTGGCTATGGAATAAGACCAGAAAACTAGTCTTTGTTTTCCTAATACCTCATTGATAACATGTGTTCTGTTGTGGTTAAGAACATTGTGTTTGATTCAGATAGCAAAATTATGTCCAGTGATCATGTAGAAAATTCTGTTGACTGTTTATAATCTCAAAGGTTAGGAAATGTATTGGTATGCAAATATCACTATTTTCTAAGGTCCTGAAACTGTTCCTAAGCAGAAAGTTGTGTCTTCCAGTGCAGATTGTGATTTTGCAAATACAATCAGGCTTTAGACAGTAGCAAGAAATACAGGCCTTCTGTTTGGAGACTTTGTTTCAATATTTTACCATTTCtcaagaacaagaaaaatatcAATACACTCAGACACTTCAGTTGTTTGTTAGTCAGTATTGTTGCAGTCCAAATCTTCAATAAAGAGCTTGCTTATAAAGCTGAACTATAAGGTCTTCAAATTCAAGTAAGTCACATGCCTTTTTATCTCAAAGGTAGAACTGTATGTTGCACTAACCAAATTAACTGATCTCTGAGGCAAGGTAAATGGCAGGTGCAAGTATCTGCAAGATACCTGTATAATTAATCTCTGCTTTTAGGGAGGTCTCACCCCTCTCAAACCTCTTGAGAGGTTTCAAGAGATTGCAATGTATCATTCCATAGGATTTGACCCTTTGAAATATACTCCTAAAGAGAATTTCAACTGCtatttctttctgctcctttACAAAGGGCTGTGTTACGTGTGACAGCAGGGAAGCAAGTTGTGAGGCTGCAGTGGCTGCTGACAGCATGGAGAACAAGGGAGAGACACCTCCAGTCCTGCCACGCTGAGGACATCAGCACCTGTGTCAGTGCAACTGCTTGGTGTCATTCCCACCCTCTTCCCTCTAgcttttccctctgcctttgctccATACCAGCAGCGAGTCTCCATGGCCATCTCTTACCAACATGAGCAGTCACACATGAAACTCCATCTTCCTCCACTGCCCCTCCACTCCTGGCATGACTCTGAAGACAATCTTTCAGTGGGAGGCTGTTTCACCTTCTGACCTCGCAGACTTGACACAGAATGGGTTATGTGTGTAACCTTTAACTGCTCAATGATGAGCAAAatacaaggattttttttggttggggtGTTCTTTTGAAGTTAGCAAGTAAGTGTGAGAAGATGCAGTGTTTAAGAACCTGTGCTGATGAACCTGCTAATCAGAACATGTTTACTCTTCAAGTAAGGTAGATGTATTGAAGCCAAGGTACAGTACTCTTCATTTTTGTTCAATATTTAAAGGTCTAAACTAAAGATCCAGATATTCTGAGGCTATGAAATTGCTGTAGCTGGTTTGAGAATCCAGTAGGCTTTTTAAAGAGCAGCTGAAACTGGCTGGGTTATTCTACATCAAATGCCTTTTGCCAGCTTGTGCCCATCGAAAAGAAGTaaacagaagtgaaaaaaagCTTATTATTCCCTATGTTCTTTGTGAGGTGTGTTTTGGAGTCAAGTTGTTTAGCTTTTGATTTTAAAGCTGTGTTTATCAAGGAAGATATATAATTAAGGTTTGCAAATACACCGGAGATGAAATTACATACAGCAATTAAAAACATCTAACCAACCCAAAAGTATCAATCCACAGgctctgctttttaaaaacagaccCATGGAAAATTTTCTCTGTCAAGGCAAGTAGTTATCAATTGAAGCAGTTACATACAATCTTTTATCTTAACCTTGGTAGTGCTTGGGAAGGTGAGTGTGTATCTTAATGTTCTCTTTGTTGAGTGGTTAGAGAAGCTGAATCCAGACATAACAAATAGGAAATTATGTAAGCCGTTTCTCtgatttgttgtttgttttttttttgtggtgatgccaaaaccaaaaagaattcatttcatttcttctgctttcaaaaCTCACATGTTGTGGAGCTAAACTTAAGCATCAAACCACATATTCATTATTTCTTAGCACTGTTGACTTCCTGCATAAAATGTAACCTCTTTCATTGTAATGGAGTCTCTGGCTGTTGAAATCCATGGATGAAAAAGGAGTTTGTAGTTCAGAACGTGGTAACCACTTTCAGTACGTAAAAGGACTTGTTCTTATTAATGTCTCAAAGTGCTCTTCAAACAGGACATGCTTGGCTAAAAACCTGgtaaattttgtttaatttcccCTCTGTTTATCAAAAGCTGGATGTAATCAGATTTTCCTTGTGATGTTATTAATCACTGTAGCTTTCTCAGCAAAGAGTTTTAGAATGTAACACATTATTTACCCTTTTGTTCTGTGTAAtccttttgctgctgtgtgaaatattttcatttctctagtTTCAGTTACTGGTAAGCTTCAAGTAAGATACTGTGATCTGCAGGTCATTGAAGGAAAACTATATTTATCTAAAGGTTTCTTTACTTGTAAAAGTCAATCCAGTGACAATCTTTATTGTTAAGGTTTATTTTAAGGAAAGttatttttacagaattttGAGTTTTCAAGGCTAATTTGACTCAGGCAGCATTAATTTTAtgggtttgagggtttttttccgTGTTTTTGCCTGTTCTGTTTATACCTGTTGGTTTCTATTTATTCTTCAGCTACATTTCTTTGTCTTTCAGTTTTTTCAGCTtgaacttgtttttttttcttgtgttgtaAATCAGCAGAGATCCACACATCCTCAGTACTGCTTGTGTTCGAACTTCAAACACCTCTTAAAATAAGAGACTTCAGTAGGTGTTCACATGTAGCAGGTCATGTATTCAAGTAGGAAGATGTGGGCAATATCTTACACCTTTCCTAGTCTTTTTACAGCATTTTCCAAACATGGTATTCTGCTTTATAAGCACATTGCCTAATATATTTGCTCTAAAACATGTAATCAGATACTTTATGTAAAGGTTCTTTCTTGATTGGGAAGCTTCTTAATTAACTTATCTGTCAAATTAGACTTATTCACTAGAATCCATTCTACTTAGCTGtgctaaaattaaaatgatTGTTTCAATGCATTTTGAGatttagtaaaataaattaaattgaatATTTCAGGTAAGGACAGCTGTCTCTTTCAAAATAGCTTGGAACCCTAAGCCAGAAGGAATGTTATGAAAATAGTAGACTCTTTTGtgtacattatttttatttcctgagtTTGAAAGTTTTGCTTATTTCCCAAGTAAGAAAATGAGCTGATTTGCAATGTCTTATCAGGCAgacatgtcatttcttttgtaAAACATTAAGACTTAGTTCAGGAGAATGGCAATATGTACCTAACACTTGAATAATGCTTTTGATCCATAAGTCCATGAACATGTCAAAAAGATGACCATTATTATCCCAGCTGTATAAAAAGAGGCAGAGACACAAAGGTGCATACCCACAGTCTGTTCCAAACTCAGGAGTAAAATCTGGGAGTCTTCGCTTGCTGTCTTTGCTACAGGTGATCAAGATTCTGTATGTGGAAACCTGATCATGTTACCTGTGTTTCTTGTTTGGAGATGTTAACCCTTCTTGTACCCCCCACTGCTGTGAATTTGTGCCCAGTAGAACCATTGAACAACAGCCCAGACAGTTTCTGAATTGCTGTGAATACCATAGAGCCTCTGGCCATATATAATGAAAATTCATGTGCCTAGGAGTTTGAATTCTAAGTTTGTAATCCTGGCTAAATCTTAGGTGCAGCATCCCTTCTCTGGGGCTACACATTTCCTGGGTTATGGAAAAAATTGTGTTGTAGGAGAATAATGTAAGAGGAGTAAACAGATGAATCAGTGCCCTGTGTGATGATGAGACAATTATTTGCCCAAAAATCAAACAGTCTTGGCTGCAAAATCAGCAGGTTTTATCCCcctacaagaaagaaaaaccccaaactttccCAAAGTACTCTTTACCCTGCTAGAACTACAACTTCATCTTGCAATGAAATGCCTTATCAAGCCTTTGACCTCATTTCCATAAGTTTTCAGGAACTGGCAGTTTATACTTCAGCTTGTACTAATCTTTCAGCCTCTGTAGTGTGCTGGAGTGATCACAGCAAGCAAGATGCAGTTCTGATCAGAAAGGCCAGTGGAGTGAGTGTTGCAGCTGGATTTGCATCTGCTGGTTTGTTTCTGTGGCTTTGTTTTGCCTGGCAAAATGTTGCAGACAGTTTAGAGCTGCTTGGAAGATCACTTATTTAGTGGTCAGAGGGAAAACATGCTTGTACAGCACTGATGCAGTTACTACCCCCTGTGGGGGTGTCAGCAGTTCGGAAACCCTCAGAGGATTTCgctggcaatttttttttgttgttgttgtattCATAAATGTagaattatgtttttaaaagataaacTGTTGTGCAGATATTTTCATGGCATTGCTATGAACAGAAGGGACCCTCTTGTATTTTTACAGTGTGGTAAATACTTGCTGAATGAGTAACGTATTGGTAAATTTATCTTCCAGCTGAATCGAGTTTTGAATCACAATTGAATGAATTTTTACATCAGTTGGTAGGAGTATTTTATTGAAACAATATTCAGCTGTGGTTGAATTTACAGTTGTGATTTTAACTGTACACTTTAAAGGAGCATctgattttataaataaaaccaaaaaatatgCTGCAAAGAACTGTTCAaatgtgtgtttattttgttgctGGTAATGTAGAAAATATACTTTTAGCAGAACCCTCAATACCTTTTTTGCTTGTACATGGGCTGGGGTATGGTGTCCATGGGGTCATGGGTACAGTGAAAATAGCCATGTTGTGATTATTTAAGCTGTTTTGTTGAGGGATCTTgtggttgtttggttttttcagtCACACTCCACCTTGCCACCTCCAGGATatgctctttcttttctgaCTGTATATCCCACAAGGGCAAACATTTTTTGTGTACGAAATattatatctgtatttttaaactgCAGGGGTTTGGCATGCAGGACTTAAAGCTTCTGGCTGTGATGACTTCTCTAAAAATTTTTTGTTCTAGAGGAAGTGCAGAGAAAGAATTCATAAGTTTAATTTGTTAGGATGTCTGATAGAGCAAGGAAGTTCTTAACAAATTTCAGAGCAACAATTTGTTcatctttttctgctttaaggGGCTTAACAGAGATATGATTGATAGTGATTAAAGAAGCCTGCAGGAGAAAGGCAGAATCACTGCAGGGAGCCCAAGGTACAGAACAAAAGTAGCATCACACTGaattggaaaagaaagaagtaattttagATGAGTAGGTAACTGAACTGCTTCTGATAAGGTAAGTGATACAGTGCCTTGAAATACAGCCATCTTGAAAGTAACATTAGATGTATCATTGCTGAGGGTTtattgatatattttttaagGGTTATTTGGTCATTTTAAGCATTCTTAAAAATGTGAATCAAATTATCTGTCTATTCCAAAAAATGAGGATAAATGAATGGGcttgtgaaatgaaaaatgttcaGGGTGGATCTGTGTTTTTATTCAGAGGTCTAGGCTCTTTCAGCCTAGCCACATTTATGCTTTGTCAATAGCAGTCATCCTCCTGCCAGCTCAAGTTCTGGCTCACAGCTGAAAACCTGCAGTTACACATTTGTGTGGATGTCAGAGGTGAGCTGCATGATGTACTGCTGTATTTTTGGCAGGTGGTGAGAAATTGGACCTGTGATGCTTAATCATCCCATTCTCAGAAGTAATGGGCTGTATTTGCTGTAGTGGATTTGCTTCCCAGCAGCCTGATCCTGTCAGGGTATCCATCACACCCTGCTGCTgtgagctctgcctgcttggctctcagctgcagctcctgtttgCCCTCTGCTacctctgccctgggctcagAATGCTGCTGGCTCCACCAGCTACACCTTCCCATGCAAAGGCAAAGCTGTCTGGCTTCCAGACTCTGTCTGCAGTTCTCTGTGGCAGTCCCAGCCCCGTCTGTGGCCTGCAGGAGCCAGGAAAAGCTCTGAGCTGaaagctggcaggagctgcatgTCCCACAGCATGGGGGACAAGGGGAGTTTGCCCTTCTGTGTCACCActggccaggctctgctcttgGACATGAACCTGGGTTTATCTGGCATCTGCCAGGAAGGTCTTTTGGGAAGGAAGCACTTGGGTGCTCCACAGTGTCTCAAACAGTTCTCTTTGAGAGCTACCAGTGATGTCCAAAGACAGTCTGACCTGCTTCCTTTTCAGAGGCAAGGACTGACAAAGCTTCAGGTTCTGATGAAATTCTGGTATGTTAGAATTAGCTGAATTCCCCCTCAGCGCTTGCTGCTGTGAGCTCGTCTGGCTGGAATAATAAATTGATTTGGTATTGCTTCTTTAGATGCCAGAAATGCTAGCAACTATTCCGTAGTTTTAAAAACTAAGGTTTCACTATTTATAGCTCAATTACCTTATCTTAACCCCATCTTCAACACCTGACAGCTCTCCAGTTCTTTCCTCTCTCAGGTAGATGGCCAGTGAACTTTTTCATACTTGTAATATGTTTTCTATTATTCactctggttttatttatttagctttATGCTTgcagtttttgaaaatatttcccccccccccccccagtctTTTTAGGCTCTACACTTCTCCCTGTCTATGTGTCTGTCTTAGCTGGTTATTCATTTAGATAAATTTGAAGTCTTTTCTGAGAAGTTTTTATTGGATGATGAGGTAGCAGAAAAGGAGTAATTTCCAGAGAGCCACTGACTTGCTCCACTATGTAAGAGAAGGATTAATGTTTAGAAGATTTCAAATGGCTGCACAGTGCATCCTACTGCTCTGACTTTGAGGACATTTTTCTCTGTTACAGCTGGCATCATCTGTCTTATAATTTATGTGAGGTGAACAAGCTGTTTTAAACCTGTAGCTTTGTTTAAACAGCACAGTCAGAGATTTATGATGTGTACTCTCAAGATCAATGTAGCCTGGGTATCACTGTTAGGTGTTTACCTCAAGCTTTCTGTGAGCCTTGATTGGAGTGAGGTTTATGCAATGTATGTATTGAGCTGGGGGTCACAGCTCAGGCAGTTTGTGGATATTATCAAAAATGCCATCTCCCAGAGACAATTCCTGCCTGTTTAGCTCTATCTCTTGCAGTTACTATCAGAAGGTACCAGGACTGAGAGAGTCTGGAGGTACTCTGTGTGTAGAGGAGTCAGGCTAGATTTTTGTAGCTGCTGTTTTGTCCTCTCCTTTATTCATTTGCATGCCAAGATACAGCAACATTATCAGTGAGTGGCACCTGGAGTGTCCAAGCAGGAGGTGGCTTGCCCTGGTGACACAGATTATCTGAGTCCATGTATCACCTTCCTGCATGTGCAGGAATCTTTCACATGGTGTCATTCCTGCCTCCACTGAATGTCCAAATCTGGGTGTAAAGTCTTGACATTGACAACCATGTTTACCTTCCATACTGTGCTTGATAATAATCACACAATTCTTAACCCATGGCATGTACAGCCCTGTTGAGGGTAGCTGGGGGCTGGgcagagaaataaatttgtGGGTCTTTTTACAAGTGCCTGAGAGAAATAGtcatctccagcagcagtgggagcttGATCCTGATGTGTGCTGGTTGTTTTTGTGCTGCCTtggggatggcaggaggggactGGGCATTAAGCTGCCATCCCTTACCTGCTCAACATCTTCAGGGAATGCAGCAATGACCCTTCTTCCTGGCACAGCAATCTACATCAGGTGACAAAGGAGAAAATCCCCTTGCCTCTGGACTTAGACACAGCTGAGCTCTTCTGGGAGTTTTCACAGAACCCCATGGGAATTTTGCTTCCTCTGCCCAAGTTCTTTTTGTGTTGTGTATTTGTCTCTTTCTCCCATTActtccttcctgctgtgctgggctctaTAAAATTACTACACTGGTCACAACATAATTGCAAAACATCAAGAATTTATTCATTTCCAAGTAGCATAGAGTCTAAAGTTTGGCGCTGCCTTTGTGTTTCTTCATTCTCATTTTAAATCAAGCGAATTTATATACATGTTTTCAGACATCTGTATAAATTATGCAACCACTCAGGGAGTTCCCTGTTTACACACAATATTTCCAGAAGCACTCAGAAAGATTCCCACGTTTCTTGTACTGTTTCCTGTCCTTGATCAAAAAGCGTCCCAGGAAAGCGTTTCGAGGATGATTCCCATGGAAAGTCTGAAATCAAACAGCATTGGAGAGGTTGCTGCTGGGTGGTTCCCAGAGGGACAGTACACTCTCCACTGCCCCCACCCTTCCTGATGCTCTGTGCTCTGgctgggggaaggaagggacTGCCCAGTGTAACCTCTGTTTTGCATGTCCCACTAAAACTCATCCCTGTGTTCTGCATTTACATTTAATTCAGCAGGAAGTGAACAGGGATGATGTTCTCCATGTACATTATGGTTCATAACAAATCTGATTGTACTGTGTAACCTGTGCtaggggtggtggtggtggaaaTACTGGTGCCTGGGCTGATGAAGCTGGAAATTGTCCTTTCCAGTTTTTCTAggggaaaaagaacaaaagtgGAGGGTTTAGAATTATATGGATTatgtgctctctcttttttttcccttttccatttttccctcttcccctgtCTAACTGCTAAGTGATTCCAGCTTCAAGAACACTGTGTCATGCTACTTTAGCTATACTGTTTGTGAAGTCTGTTGATCTGAAAGGATTTCTTGGCAACAATTCTGTGTAGTTTagtcttatttttcttgtttcagtgACAGATGGTAATTTACTTACCTCTTTGATATTTTCCCCTGGGTTGTAGTTGCTGGGGGTGAGACCTGTTAAAGGAGAGACACAATGAAATGTTTTACCATTTAGAAATCATGAATTAGGCAAGTAATTCTCCCGTGCCATAATGCTATAGCTGACAGAGGTCTCAGACTGGAATGTCCAAGGGTAACCTATTGCTTCCCAAACCATCCATTGCCACTGATTCTGCACTTTCTGCAAGTACTGATGTTTTGTCAgactgctatttttttctgtctgccaGCTCCTCTTAGGCCAATCTTCTCCTTGCCCTGGTTTTGCTCTCTGGAAGTTTTGCAGCACTGATTTGGAGAATTCATGAGGTAGTGTTGAGCTGCATGCATGGCTGCTCAGCAgctttccccaaaatcccagttAACTGAATGACAGCTGTTTGTTGCTTACatataatgtattttagcaAATACCTGGGAGCTGGGTGTGATAtctgtgggagctggaggtgtGAACCATGGGCACCCTCCTATTGCTGTGGTAACTCCTCacctgctctgctgtcctcaGTCAGTGTGCCcaggagctctggcaggagctggagcagggaggtgctgcCCAACCTCTCCAGGTTTAACCTCGAATCTTCATCAGCTGCCAAGGGAAGAGGGCAGAAACAGGCACAGGGTGAGTCTTTTGCTTTGCATCCCTGTTTCAGTGTCTCAGGGGATTTCTGATCAGGTTTGCTGGCCTCACCTGTCGAAGATTTCATGAAAGCACCAACCATCCATCCTTATTTAATTATTGTAATAGGGTATAGTTGGGTTTGTATTCCTTTCCTTCCAAAGCTTTGAGAAAAGGTATCTTCCTGATGTTTATCTCAGGTTCTTATTTCTCTGGCAGAAGTTTTGTTACGAAAGCTTTTGACCAAAAGCAGTCCCTCCTGTCACTTGAGGTACTCAACCTCTTTCTTCCACTACACAGCCCAGACGTGTAtgtaattttaaacattttactTTAGTTCATTTCTTTATCTACTAGTTCCCTATGCTGCAGCTTTCCTATGGATAAAGACAAAACCTCCTGTTCAAGACCTATTAACCTGCTCAGTTTTGCAATTGCTAAATGCAGAACAAGTTGTGGAGGGGCAGGAACAAAGGTAGGAAAACTTAACAACTTATTTTCTCAGCTGGGCTTCTTGGTGTGTTTCAGTCATCCCTCTTTTAACGAGTGTATCAGTACAGATGTTACTAGTTTCTCCAACACAGAAGCTTGCTGGTAGCTGATAGAATTAATTTGTTTATGCATAAAGAATTCAGAATTCTGTGGCTAGCCTGTGTCCTGAGGCAAGTTGCCAACAGAGCCCCTTAACAGTGCAATATTCCAGGTAACTTGTGTTTTTGTAATCTGAGCAGTAAATTTCATCTTTGCTAATACACAGCAGACATCCAAACTTGTGGGCAACCAGAGGGTGTCATTATCAAACACTATTTGTGTAGATGAATATAATTTTGTAATTGTACTTGTAGGTGACCCTTTGGAGTTTCAGTTGTTCTGACATTCAGGGATGGGTGTGACTGTGGAGCTCCTCACATGGATATGTAAGataataaactgaaaataatctCCCAACATTTAAAAAACTTGAACAAAGATCAGGAATTTGAAGAGGTGGGACATGCCTGGTTCATTCTCTgcaaaaaaaagacatttgcaAAGGACAGCAGGGATTTCATTACAGGACTCAAAATAAGAATACAAAAAATTCCCAGTGCTTTGTGGAAACAATCTGTATCTCTGGCCATGGATTATTCTTTAAATCCAAGCTGTGCTAGCAGGTAAATTTGCTTTGagatttaaaaaaggaaaaacctaaCCTAAAACCAACCTTCTTTAAGACAGTTCCTTTTCTGTCTTCTCCCTCCTAGAGACTCTTTATATTAGCAAGGAAGATCTAAGAAGCACAGTGACTTGAACTTAATGCAATAATGGTTAGAGCCAGCTATGATGTGACAGATATTACTCATATTGAGTCAGGGGTACCTGTAAATGCAAATTGCATTGTGGAAGGCTTGAGGAGATGCTGGCTTAGAGAGTCCAAGATTTTCAAAGCAGCCTGGGGACTGCTGATACCTataaagcagcacagcagctgctgcaaagCAGGTAAGAACAGCCACTTCTAATAGTCAGCTTTATGCAATAACTTCTGGGTTGGTTTGCCTGTTCTTTCAGAGCTCATTTCAGAAAGTCTTCCAGTACCAGTCAGGTCTGATGATAGTAACCTTCCAGATTCTGCTGTGCATCTTTTCTGAGCCATTTCAAACTTGAGCATTGCCTTACTCAAgcaaagatttatttttgcCTGGGCTGAATGGAATCTGAATTAGTGCAAACAAAAAGCATTCTTAATACATAGGAGTGTAAGAGATTTGCCTGTTCTTGATGATTGCAATAGGTTCCCCcctttttaaacacaaaatagCTTATTTCAAAGGATAGAAACAGGAGAGACTGTACAGCCAAGTTTCTTTAAGTTACCCAACGCCTATGAGTGCTCAGACACTGAATACCAGCTCACATTCAGTGCTGCAAGGCTCAGACACCTTTTTCTCCTCAAAGCTTCCATTTGTTTCCTGGATCTCAAAGCAGCAGGGGTAAATATTTGGGGCACCCAGCCTCCCCATTGTACAAGACCAGCACCCACTGCTATGTCCCTTGTGCTGCTGGTGTCCCTCAGCTTTTCCtacagctgagcagcacaggcaggccCCTTGGACAGCAcacctgctgcttttctggtttGATGCTCCAACCCCTGCATGATAACCATGACAATCAAAAGACTCTTACCTGAGTGTTGATAAGACATCTCACTGGCATTGATGATGGGGAGAGACAAGAGAGGACAGGAGAAGCTGACAATAATGAGACAGCAAAGTATCAGTTTATTCATCGTTGCTGTGTTGGACGTTTCGTTGTGTCCAACCCTGTCACTCAGAACTCCTGTCTAGCTGTAGCCTCAGCTCCCAGTTTCTCCCATTATATAGCCACTCATGACCTCATAAATACCATCATGTTCTCTCCCCCCTTTCAAAAAAATATCCAATGAATTTATTGCCCATTGATTCTAAATGGAAACCACTTTGCATTGATGTAATTTTTCAAGGTAACAGTTCATAGACAATAAATTTACTGTCTTATAGCTTGGTGTACAAAATGGATATTATATCAAACCAAGCACAGTAAAGTTTATAAAtctggcatttaaaaaaaagtaactttCAGTTATAAATCATGAGTTAACAAAGGGTCAGACGTTGGTTGAAATGACCAGGGCAATAGACAGCTGATTTATGAGCCTTAGCAGTCTTGACGCAAAGGGTCTGATATG
This genomic stretch from Taeniopygia guttata chromosome 21, bTaeGut7.mat, whole genome shotgun sequence harbors:
- the UTS2 gene encoding urotensin-2, which translates into the protein MNKLILCCLIIVSFSCPLLSLPIINASEMSYQHSADEDSRLNLERLGSTSLLQLLPELLGTLTEDSRAGLTPSNYNPGENIKETFHGNHPRNAFLGRFLIKDRKQYKKRGNLSECFWKYCV